A section of the Rhodobacter sp. genome encodes:
- the glpX gene encoding class II fructose-bisphosphatase: protein MTESPLFHDRLLSLGLARVSEAAALESAAWVGRGDEKAADQAAVNAMRNQLNMLDIKGVVVIGEGERDEAPMLFIGEEVGTGNGPAVDIALDPLEGTTLTAKDMPNALTVIAMAPRGTLLHAPDVYMDKLAIGPGYAPGTVTLDMEPAERVRALARAKGCEADDITVCILERPRHEDLIREVRSTGAAIRLITDGDVAGVIHCAEPEITGIDMYMGSGGAPEGVLAASALKCMGGQIYGRLLFRNDDERGRAAKAGITDLNRIYSRDEMVTADVIFSATGVTSGSILSGIKREPGWVTTETLLMRSKTGSVRRMSYRTPAK, encoded by the coding sequence ATGACCGAATCCCCCCTGTTCCATGATCGCCTGTTGTCGCTGGGCCTCGCCCGCGTTTCGGAAGCCGCGGCGCTGGAAAGCGCGGCCTGGGTGGGTCGCGGCGACGAAAAGGCCGCCGACCAGGCCGCCGTCAACGCCATGCGCAACCAGCTGAACATGCTGGACATCAAAGGCGTCGTGGTGATTGGCGAAGGCGAGCGCGACGAAGCGCCGATGCTGTTCATCGGCGAAGAGGTCGGCACCGGCAACGGCCCGGCCGTGGACATCGCGCTGGACCCGCTGGAAGGCACCACCCTGACCGCCAAGGACATGCCGAACGCCTTGACCGTGATCGCCATGGCCCCGCGCGGCACGCTGCTGCACGCGCCCGACGTCTACATGGACAAGCTGGCGATCGGCCCGGGCTATGCCCCCGGCACCGTGACGCTGGACATGGAGCCCGCCGAACGTGTGCGCGCGCTGGCCAGGGCCAAGGGCTGCGAAGCCGACGACATCACCGTCTGCATCCTCGAACGTCCCCGGCACGAGGACCTGATCCGCGAGGTCCGCTCGACCGGCGCGGCGATCCGGCTTATCACCGACGGCGACGTGGCCGGCGTGATCCACTGCGCCGAACCCGAGATCACCGGAATCGACATGTATATGGGCTCGGGCGGGGCACCCGAGGGGGTGCTGGCGGCCTCGGCGCTGAAATGCATGGGCGGGCAGATCTATGGCCGGCTGCTGTTTCGCAACGACGACGAACGGGGCCGCGCGGCCAAGGCCGGGATCACCGACCTGAACCGCATCTATTCGCGCGACGAGATGGTCACGGCGGATGTCATCTTCTCGGCCACGGGCGTGACCAGCGGCTCGATCCTGTCGGGCATCAAGCGCGAGCCGGGCTGGGTGACCACCGAAACCCTGCTGATGCGCTCGAAAACCGGATCGGTCCGGCGCATGAGCTATCGCACCCCGGCGAAGTGA
- the recJ gene encoding single-stranded-DNA-specific exonuclease RecJ has protein sequence MSAFLGVEASLTGRRWVGPEPAATRKAEALAQSTRLPLALCSVLARSGVEPEGVEDYLAPSLRALLPDPRGLRDMETAADRLLGALHRRERIAIFADYDVDGGSSAALLLTWLRALGHDATLYVPDRIDEGYGPNEPAMEALARDHRLIVCVDCGTLSHGPIAAAKGADVVVVDHHLGAETLPPALAVVNPNRQDESGDLGHLCAAGVVFLLLVEANRRLREQGTQGPDLMGFLDLVALATVADVAPLIGVNRAFVRQGLRIMAQRGRPGLVALSDVARVDRAPTPYHLGFVLGPRVNAGGRIGAADLGARLLSTTDPFEAQRLAARLDQLNDDRRAIEQAVREEALAQAERRGLDGPLVWAAAEGWHPGVIGIVAARLKEATNRPAVVIALDGAEGKGSGRSVSGVDLGAAIQRLTAEGLLLKGGGHRMAAGLTVARDQLDAAMERLGTLLARQGAGTGGAGDLRLDGLLMPGGATVELIESLDRAGPYGQAAPAPRFAFPSVMVTDARRVGTGHLRLRFGEPGGPQLDGIAFGAFDGPLGAALERPGPGRLHLAGRVEINHFGGRNRVQLRLDDAARA, from the coding sequence GTGAGCGCCTTTCTGGGCGTCGAGGCTTCGCTCACCGGGCGGCGCTGGGTCGGACCCGAACCCGCCGCCACGCGCAAGGCCGAGGCGCTGGCCCAATCCACCCGCCTGCCGCTGGCGCTGTGTTCGGTGCTGGCGCGCTCGGGCGTCGAGCCCGAGGGGGTCGAGGATTACCTCGCCCCCTCGCTCAGGGCGCTGCTGCCCGATCCGCGCGGTCTGCGCGACATGGAAACCGCCGCCGACCGGCTGCTGGGCGCGCTGCACCGGCGCGAGCGGATCGCCATTTTCGCCGATTACGATGTGGATGGCGGGTCCTCGGCGGCGCTGCTGCTGACATGGCTCAGGGCACTGGGCCATGACGCGACGCTTTATGTCCCCGACCGCATCGACGAAGGCTATGGCCCCAACGAACCCGCGATGGAGGCGCTGGCACGCGACCATCGGCTGATCGTCTGCGTGGATTGCGGCACGCTGTCCCACGGGCCCATCGCCGCCGCCAAGGGCGCGGACGTGGTCGTGGTGGACCATCACCTGGGGGCGGAAACGCTGCCCCCCGCGCTGGCCGTGGTGAACCCCAACCGGCAGGACGAAAGCGGTGATCTGGGGCATCTCTGCGCCGCCGGCGTGGTCTTTCTGCTGCTGGTCGAGGCCAATCGCCGGCTTCGCGAACAGGGCACCCAAGGCCCCGATCTGATGGGCTTTCTGGATCTGGTGGCGCTGGCGACGGTGGCCGACGTGGCACCGCTGATCGGCGTCAACCGCGCCTTTGTCCGCCAGGGCCTGCGCATCATGGCGCAGCGCGGGCGGCCCGGCCTGGTCGCGCTGAGCGACGTGGCCCGCGTGGACCGCGCGCCGACCCCCTATCACCTGGGCTTCGTGCTGGGCCCCCGGGTCAACGCCGGTGGCCGGATCGGCGCCGCGGATCTGGGCGCGCGGCTTCTCTCGACCACCGATCCGTTCGAAGCGCAGCGCCTGGCCGCAAGGCTCGATCAGTTGAACGACGACCGCCGCGCGATCGAACAGGCCGTCCGCGAAGAAGCGCTCGCCCAGGCCGAAAGACGCGGGCTGGACGGCCCGCTGGTCTGGGCCGCGGCCGAGGGTTGGCATCCCGGCGTCATCGGCATCGTCGCCGCGCGCCTGAAAGAGGCCACCAACCGCCCCGCCGTGGTGATCGCCCTCGATGGCGCCGAGGGCAAGGGCTCGGGCCGGTCCGTGAGCGGCGTGGACCTGGGCGCGGCGATCCAGCGGCTGACGGCCGAGGGCTTGCTGCTGAAGGGCGGCGGGCACCGCATGGCGGCCGGGCTGACCGTCGCGCGCGACCAGTTGGACGCCGCCATGGAACGGCTGGGCACCTTGCTGGCCCGGCAGGGCGCGGGCACCGGCGGCGCCGGCGATCTCAGGCTCGACGGCCTGCTGATGCCCGGGGGCGCCACGGTCGAACTGATCGAATCGCTCGACCGTGCCGGGCCCTATGGCCAGGCCGCACCAGCGCCGCGCTTCGCCTTTCCGTCGGTGATGGTGACCGATGCCCGGCGGGTGGGCACCGGCCACCTGCGGCTGCGCTTTGGCGAACCGGGCGGCCCGCAGTTGGACGGCATCGCCTTTGGCGCCTTTGACGGCCCGCTGGGCGCCGCGCTGGAACGCCCCGGCCCCGGCCGCCTGCATCTGGCCGGACGGGTCGAGATCAACCATTTCGGTGGCCGCAACCGGGTGCAGCTGCGCCTCGACGACGCCGCGCGCGCCTGA
- a CDS encoding L,D-transpeptidase: MTSRRQFLFTSSAALAAPFLAPARALASPADWDTWDAEVTPPGYIPEISNPWGLQPRFLPRRVQANPGLRAGDIHVDAVARYLYHIHDDGTAMRYGVALGRNDLYQPGVFTVGRKAKWPQWTPTATMIARDPDYAQYADGMPGGPTNPLGSRALYLYSGGRDTYLRIHGTPQPRSVGYRASSGCVRMVMAHIIDLYENVQTGATVYLYPAEEVSYTYTGGA, translated from the coding sequence GTGACCAGCAGACGCCAGTTCCTCTTCACCAGTTCCGCCGCGCTTGCGGCCCCGTTCCTTGCCCCCGCCCGCGCGCTGGCGTCACCCGCAGACTGGGACACTTGGGACGCCGAGGTGACGCCCCCCGGCTATATTCCCGAAATCTCGAACCCCTGGGGGTTGCAGCCGCGCTTCTTGCCGCGCCGTGTGCAGGCCAATCCGGGCCTCAGGGCGGGCGACATCCACGTCGATGCGGTGGCGCGCTACCTTTACCATATCCACGACGACGGCACGGCGATGCGCTACGGCGTCGCGCTGGGGCGCAATGACCTGTATCAGCCGGGCGTCTTCACCGTGGGGCGCAAGGCGAAATGGCCGCAATGGACGCCGACCGCGACGATGATCGCCCGCGATCCCGATTATGCCCAATACGCCGACGGGATGCCGGGGGGGCCGACAAACCCGCTGGGGTCGCGCGCGCTCTATCTCTATTCCGGGGGGCGCGACACCTATCTGCGCATCCACGGCACGCCGCAGCCGCGCTCGGTCGGCTATCGCGCCAGCTCGGGCTGCGTGCGGATGGTGATGGCGCATATCATCGACCTTTACGAGAACGTGCAGACCGGCGCCACGGTCTATCTGTATCCGGCCGAGGAGGTCAGCTACACCTACACCGGCGGCGCGTGA
- a CDS encoding iron ABC transporter permease: protein MASTAPTSAATSAPIPRRRPRVSGWSLGAVGVAALIALPIVTVVAQVFIPSGGAWAHLASTVLPLYLRNSLMLVALTVALASAMGVGAGWLIAGFAFRGRGVLQWALMLPMTMPGYVIAYVYYDRLAYAGPVQSALREVFGWGRHDYWFPQIASLPGAAVLLALVLYPYVYLLTRAAFATQSLHLIEAARALGQSPRGAFLRVALPMARPAMVAGAAFVAMETLADFGTVQHLGVQTLTTGIFRTWFARGEPVAAAQLAALLIGFIAVALILERILRGTRRYTGDPAGRSATAAARHPLTGWRAAIVMALCAFPIVAGFLVPIVDLVRRAILVGDPMWGARFLAFAANSLMLAGLAALLLLSVGLFLGYARRLDGSPLVRGALGVAGIGYAMPGAVIAVGILMPLGWADQTLDAWARSSFGVSTGLLLTGSYVGLLYAYAVRFLSISLNTIEASLQRIPPSLDDAARGLGSGPGRTLFSVHFPLLRGGLLSAAIFIFADVMKELPATLIVRPFNLDTLAIRTYRLASDGRLDEASTSALLIVALGIIPVILLSRAMDQPAAH from the coding sequence ATGGCCAGCACCGCCCCGACATCCGCCGCGACATCCGCCCCGATTCCCCGCCGCCGCCCGCGCGTCAGCGGCTGGAGCCTGGGCGCGGTGGGCGTGGCCGCACTGATCGCGCTGCCGATCGTCACGGTCGTGGCGCAGGTCTTCATCCCCTCGGGCGGGGCCTGGGCGCATCTGGCCTCGACCGTGCTGCCGCTCTATCTGCGCAACTCGCTGATGCTGGTCGCGCTGACGGTCGCGCTGGCCTCGGCGATGGGGGTGGGCGCGGGCTGGCTGATCGCCGGGTTCGCGTTCCGGGGCAGGGGCGTGCTGCAATGGGCCCTGATGCTGCCCATGACCATGCCTGGCTATGTCATCGCCTATGTCTATTACGACCGGCTGGCCTATGCCGGCCCGGTGCAAAGCGCCTTGCGCGAGGTCTTCGGCTGGGGGCGCCACGACTACTGGTTTCCGCAGATTGCGTCGCTGCCGGGTGCGGCGGTGCTGCTGGCGCTGGTGCTCTATCCCTATGTCTACCTGTTGACGCGCGCCGCCTTCGCCACCCAGTCGCTGCACCTGATCGAGGCCGCCCGCGCCCTCGGCCAGTCACCGCGCGGCGCCTTCCTGCGCGTGGCGCTGCCCATGGCGCGGCCGGCAATGGTCGCGGGCGCGGCCTTTGTCGCCATGGAGACGCTCGCCGATTTCGGCACCGTGCAGCATCTGGGTGTGCAGACCCTGACCACGGGCATCTTCCGCACCTGGTTCGCGCGCGGCGAGCCGGTGGCGGCGGCGCAACTGGCGGCGCTGCTGATCGGCTTCATCGCCGTGGCGCTGATCCTGGAACGCATCCTGCGCGGCACGCGGCGCTATACCGGCGATCCGGCCGGGCGCTCTGCCACCGCCGCCGCGCGCCATCCGCTGACCGGCTGGCGCGCGGCGATCGTCATGGCGTTGTGCGCGTTTCCCATCGTGGCGGGCTTCCTCGTGCCGATCGTGGACCTGGTGCGCCGCGCGATCCTGGTCGGCGATCCGATGTGGGGCGCGCGGTTCCTCGCCTTTGCCGCGAACTCGCTGATGCTGGCAGGCCTGGCGGCGCTGCTGTTGCTGTCGGTGGGCCTGTTTCTGGGCTACGCGCGCCGGCTCGACGGCTCGCCGCTGGTGCGCGGCGCCCTGGGCGTGGCGGGGATCGGCTATGCCATGCCCGGCGCCGTGATCGCGGTGGGCATCCTGATGCCACTGGGCTGGGCCGACCAGACGCTGGACGCCTGGGCGCGCTCCAGTTTCGGGGTCTCGACCGGGTTGCTGCTGACCGGCAGCTATGTCGGGCTGCTCTATGCCTATGCCGTGCGCTTCCTGTCGATCAGCCTGAACACCATCGAGGCCTCGCTCCAGCGCATTCCTCCGTCGCTGGACGATGCCGCGCGCGGGCTCGGCTCGGGCCCGGGGCGCACGCTGTTTTCGGTGCATTTCCCGCTGCTGCGCGGCGGGCTTCTGTCGGCGGCGATCTTCATCTTTGCCGATGTGATGAAGGAACTGCCCGCCACGCTGATCGTGCGGCCCTTCAACCTGGACACGCTGGCGATTCGCACCTACCGGCTGGCCTCGGACGGGCGGCTGGACGAGGCCTCGACCTCGGCGCTGCTGATCGTCGCGCTGGGGATCATCCCGGTGATCCTGCTCAGCCGGGCGATGGACCAACCCGCGGCACATTGA
- a CDS encoding extracellular solute-binding protein, which translates to MLRRTTLFGLALIGAAPLMAQMAPAQEVNLYSARHYDTDLRIYETFTRETGIRVNLIEGDGEQLLQRILSEGDNSPADLYVTVDGGRLQRAVEAGVFQPVHDAYLDSRVPANFRDPDDLWFGLSARARVIFTRKGERPDWLNDYEDLADPRLEGEICIRSSSSVYNISLLAELIQDLGAQAAEDWAAGVARNLARPPQGGDRDQLRALAAGECSVAVSNTYYWGALAQSDNADDRAVAEAVEFFYPNQGTAEAPGRGAHVNISGAGVAAHAPNRENAIRFLEYLVSDEAQAIFADSNNEFPIVPGVQIHGPVAPFTVFRNSGVNVSVYGLNAAEATEIFDRVGFP; encoded by the coding sequence ATGTTGCGACGCACGACCCTTTTCGGACTGGCCCTGATCGGGGCCGCGCCCCTGATGGCGCAGATGGCCCCCGCGCAAGAGGTGAACCTCTATTCCGCGCGCCACTATGACACCGACCTCAGGATCTACGAGACGTTCACCCGCGAGACGGGTATCCGCGTGAACCTGATCGAGGGCGACGGCGAGCAACTGTTGCAGCGCATCCTGTCCGAAGGCGACAACAGCCCCGCCGATCTCTATGTCACGGTGGACGGCGGGCGGTTGCAGCGCGCGGTCGAGGCAGGCGTGTTCCAGCCGGTGCACGACGCGTATCTCGACAGCCGGGTGCCTGCGAATTTCCGCGATCCGGACGACCTGTGGTTCGGGCTGTCCGCGCGCGCGCGGGTGATCTTCACCCGCAAGGGCGAACGCCCCGACTGGCTGAACGATTACGAGGACCTGGCCGACCCGCGGCTCGAGGGCGAGATCTGCATTCGGTCGTCCTCGTCGGTCTACAACATCTCGTTGCTGGCGGAACTGATCCAGGACCTGGGCGCCCAGGCGGCCGAGGACTGGGCGGCGGGCGTCGCGCGCAACCTGGCCCGGCCGCCCCAGGGCGGGGACCGTGACCAGCTCAGGGCCCTGGCGGCGGGCGAATGCTCGGTCGCGGTGTCGAACACCTATTACTGGGGGGCGCTGGCGCAATCCGACAATGCCGACGACCGTGCGGTGGCCGAGGCGGTGGAATTCTTCTATCCCAACCAGGGGACGGCAGAGGCCCCGGGGCGCGGCGCGCATGTGAACATCTCGGGCGCCGGCGTGGCGGCCCATGCGCCGAACCGCGAGAACGCGATCCGGTTCCTGGAGTATCTGGTGTCGGACGAGGCGCAGGCGATCTTTGCGGATTCGAACAACGAATTTCCGATCGTTCCGGGTGTGCAGATCCACGGTCCGGTGGCGCCCTTCACGGTGTTCCGCAACTCGGGCGTGAATGTGTCGGTCTATGGGCTCAACGCCGCCGAGGCGACCGAGATCTTCGACCGCGTGGGCTTTCCGTGA
- a CDS encoding DUF2312 domain-containing protein — protein MSSPDTAYDVTADELRQFVERYEHLEAEKKDITDQQKEVMAEAKGRGYDTKALRKIIALRKKKPDEIAEEEAVLDLYKAALGMS, from the coding sequence ATGAGCAGCCCGGACACCGCCTATGACGTCACCGCCGACGAGCTTCGCCAGTTCGTCGAGCGTTACGAGCATCTGGAAGCCGAGAAGAAGGACATCACCGACCAGCAGAAAGAGGTGATGGCCGAGGCCAAGGGGCGCGGCTATGACACCAAGGCCCTGCGCAAGATCATCGCCCTGCGCAAGAAGAAGCCCGACGAAATCGCCGAGGAAGAGGCGGTTCTCGACCTTTACAAGGCCGCGCTGGGGATGAGCTGA
- a CDS encoding UbiA family prenyltransferase, whose amino-acid sequence MAQHPQTLPVLVVDLDGTLIRSDMLFESFWSGFARDWRTPLWAIAGLARGRAALKARLAAISPPDPAALPYEPAVLEHVRQWRARGGQSALVTAADQTLANAVANHLDLFDAVHGSDGAINLKGPAKAEWLRRTYGAGGYVYAGDSTADLPVWQTAAGAVTVGLRPGLRARVDALHPDAVHLAPPAPIFPAALRAMRPQQWVKNLLVFLPMLAAHQFGPHTLAQGLVAFLAFSLVASSVYLLNDLLDIGSDRAHPRKRNRPLASGALPLSHGMAMVPLLLAMGLGLGLVLQPLFLPVLLGYYLLTIAYSLWLKRKPILDICVLATLYTLRLAAGGAAMGIVPSVWLLSFSAFLFFALAAVKRQAELVDMAHRNQVEAAGRGYRVSDLPVVTQMATASGFVAVLVFMLYLNEPVTRDLYANPMILWAVCLLLLYWVARMILLAQRGQMDDDPVAFAVRDRVSQIVLLLFAATFALATLL is encoded by the coding sequence ATGGCACAGCACCCACAGACCCTCCCCGTGCTGGTCGTTGACCTCGACGGCACACTGATCCGCTCGGACATGCTGTTCGAAAGCTTCTGGTCGGGGTTTGCGCGGGACTGGCGGACGCCGTTGTGGGCCATCGCCGGGCTGGCCCGCGGGCGGGCGGCGCTGAAGGCGCGGCTCGCGGCCATCAGCCCGCCCGATCCTGCGGCCCTGCCCTATGAGCCGGCGGTGCTGGAGCACGTCCGCCAATGGCGCGCACGCGGCGGGCAAAGCGCCCTGGTGACGGCGGCGGACCAGACGCTGGCCAATGCCGTCGCCAATCACCTGGACCTGTTCGACGCGGTGCACGGGTCGGACGGTGCGATCAATCTGAAAGGTCCGGCCAAGGCCGAGTGGCTGCGCCGCACCTATGGCGCGGGCGGCTATGTCTATGCCGGCGACAGCACCGCCGACCTGCCGGTCTGGCAGACGGCGGCCGGCGCGGTCACGGTGGGCCTGCGCCCGGGCCTGCGGGCCCGCGTGGACGCGCTGCACCCCGATGCGGTGCATCTGGCGCCACCCGCGCCGATCTTCCCGGCCGCGCTGCGCGCCATGCGGCCCCAGCAATGGGTGAAGAACCTGTTGGTGTTCCTGCCGATGCTGGCCGCGCACCAGTTCGGCCCGCACACGCTGGCGCAGGGTCTGGTGGCCTTTCTGGCGTTCAGCCTTGTGGCCTCGAGCGTCTATCTGCTGAACGATCTGCTGGACATCGGATCGGACCGCGCGCACCCGCGCAAGCGGAACCGCCCGCTGGCCTCGGGCGCGCTGCCGCTGTCGCATGGCATGGCGATGGTGCCGCTGCTGCTGGCGATGGGGCTGGGGCTGGGGCTGGTTCTGCAACCGCTGTTCCTGCCGGTGCTGCTGGGCTATTACCTGCTGACCATCGCCTATTCGCTGTGGCTGAAGCGCAAGCCGATCCTCGACATCTGCGTGCTGGCGACGCTCTATACCCTGCGGCTGGCGGCGGGCGGTGCGGCCATGGGCATCGTGCCCTCGGTCTGGTTGCTGAGCTTCTCGGCCTTTTTGTTCTTTGCGCTGGCCGCGGTCAAACGGCAGGCCGAGTTGGTGGACATGGCGCATCGCAACCAGGTCGAGGCCGCCGGGCGCGGCTACCGTGTCAGCGACCTGCCGGTGGTGACGCAGATGGCCACGGCCTCGGGCTTTGTCGCGGTGCTGGTCTTCATGCTTTACCTCAACGAGCCGGTGACGCGCGATCTGTATGCCAATCCGATGATCCTGTGGGCGGTCTGTCTGCTGCTGCTTTACTGGGTCGCGCGGATGATCCTGCTGGCGCAGCGCGGCCAGATGGACGACGATCCGGTGGCCTTTGCCGTGCGCGACCGCGTCAGCCAGATCGTCCTGCTGCTCTTTGCCGCCACGTTTGCGCTGGCGACGCTGCTATGA
- a CDS encoding GtrA family protein, protein MSAPRGWALVTRYAGFAALATVVNLGAQRLVLAASGPVGTRYALALVLGTGAGLVVKYLLDKRWIFADLETGARAHGRKFTLYTVMGLVTTAIFWATETAFWWVLGGDLAREAGAVLGLAVGYGVKYQLDKRFVFTSERADAA, encoded by the coding sequence ATGAGCGCGCCGCGCGGTTGGGCGCTGGTCACGCGCTACGCGGGATTCGCGGCCCTTGCGACGGTGGTGAATCTGGGCGCGCAGCGACTGGTTCTGGCGGCGTCGGGCCCGGTGGGGACGCGCTATGCACTGGCGCTGGTGCTGGGCACGGGCGCGGGGCTGGTGGTGAAATACCTGCTGGACAAGCGCTGGATCTTTGCCGATCTCGAAACCGGCGCGCGCGCCCACGGGCGCAAGTTCACGCTGTATACCGTGATGGGCCTGGTCACGACGGCGATCTTCTGGGCCACCGAAACCGCGTTCTGGTGGGTCCTGGGCGGCGATCTGGCGCGCGAGGCGGGCGCGGTCCTCGGACTTGCCGTGGGCTATGGGGTGAAATACCAGTTGGACAAGCGATTTGTCTTTACCAGCGAGAGAGCCGATGCAGCTTGA
- a CDS encoding FAD-binding oxidoreductase → MQLEGWGRYPRIEGSLSAPRDAEALAALVARGPLIARGMGRAYGDAAIGRHAVSTRHFNRMIAFDAETGQLTAEAGVTLSEIIEAFLPRGWFLSVTPGTQFVSLGGAIAADVHGKNHHSEGAFGTFVDWIEVMGPDGAVTRTKRGEDLFEWTLGGMGLTGVIVRAAIRLKRVESGWIRQQTIAAPNLDAALEAFERTYGATYSMAWIDCAASGAAMGRSIVMNGEHAVRAELPAAQRATPFVTPRHKGPRVPVDLPGFVLNPWSIRAFNTLYFQKGAHSQPSSLVGWEPFFYPLDAIRDWNRIYGRKGFMQFQCVVPLESHAEGLRAILGAISRTGAGSFLAVLKRFGAQDSRLSFPMQGYTLALDFPMTQRSLALMPELDRITADHGGRFYLAKDSRMSADTLRRTDPRWQGFADWRRAQGLAGRFVSAQSERLGL, encoded by the coding sequence ATGCAGCTTGAGGGGTGGGGCCGATATCCCCGGATCGAGGGCAGCCTGAGCGCGCCCCGCGACGCCGAGGCCCTGGCCGCGCTGGTGGCCCGGGGGCCGCTGATCGCGCGCGGCATGGGGCGCGCCTATGGCGATGCGGCGATCGGGCGTCACGCGGTTTCGACGCGCCATTTCAACCGCATGATCGCCTTTGACGCGGAGACCGGCCAACTCACCGCCGAGGCCGGCGTTACCTTGAGCGAGATCATCGAGGCCTTTCTGCCCCGGGGTTGGTTCCTGTCCGTCACGCCGGGCACGCAGTTCGTGTCGCTGGGTGGCGCCATTGCCGCCGATGTCCACGGCAAGAACCACCATTCCGAGGGCGCCTTTGGCACCTTTGTGGACTGGATCGAGGTGATGGGCCCCGACGGCGCCGTGACCCGCACCAAGCGGGGCGAGGACCTGTTCGAATGGACGCTGGGCGGCATGGGTCTGACCGGCGTGATCGTGCGCGCCGCGATCCGGCTGAAGCGCGTCGAATCCGGCTGGATCCGACAGCAGACCATCGCCGCGCCGAATCTGGACGCCGCGCTCGAGGCCTTCGAGCGGACCTACGGCGCCACCTATTCGATGGCCTGGATCGACTGCGCGGCCTCGGGGGCGGCCATGGGGCGGTCGATCGTCATGAACGGCGAACACGCCGTTCGCGCCGAACTGCCCGCCGCGCAGCGCGCCACGCCCTTTGTAACGCCGCGCCACAAGGGCCCCCGCGTGCCCGTCGATCTGCCGGGATTTGTGCTGAATCCCTGGTCGATCCGCGCCTTCAACACGCTCTATTTCCAAAAGGGCGCCCATAGCCAACCCTCCAGCCTGGTGGGATGGGAGCCGTTCTTCTACCCGCTCGACGCGATCCGCGACTGGAACCGGATCTACGGCCGCAAGGGGTTCATGCAATTCCAGTGCGTCGTCCCGCTGGAGAGCCACGCCGAGGGGCTGCGCGCGATCCTTGGCGCGATCAGCCGGACAGGCGCGGGGTCGTTCCTGGCCGTGCTGAAACGCTTTGGCGCCCAGGACAGCCGCCTGTCCTTTCCGATGCAGGGCTATACGCTGGCCCTCGACTTTCCCATGACCCAGCGGAGCCTCGCCCTGATGCCCGAACTCGACCGGATCACCGCCGACCATGGCGGGCGCTTCTACCTGGCCAAGGACAGCCGGATGAGCGCCGACACCCTGCGCCGCACCGATCCGCGCTGGCAGGGCTTTGCCGACTGGCGGCGCGCGCAGGGGCTGGCGGGGCGCTTCGTCTCGGCACAAAGCGAAAGGCTGGGGCTGTGA
- a CDS encoding SDR family oxidoreductase: protein MSGAVLILGARSDIARACAHRYAREGYAVQLAARQAETLDPDAQDLRLRHQVAVSTHPFDALDTAGFAAFVDSLPVLPDTVICAVGFMGEQSTSQTDPAAAARVLRTNLEGPALILELLAGRFATRGHGAVIGISSVAGDRGRASNYVYGAAKAGFTAYLSGLRNRLSRTQVQVITVKPGFVATRMTEGMDLNPRLTASPEAVAQAIWQAQRRRRDVVYVKPVWRLVMAIIRALPEGIFKRTRL, encoded by the coding sequence GTGAGCGGCGCGGTGCTGATCCTGGGCGCGCGGTCCGACATCGCCCGCGCCTGCGCCCATCGCTACGCGCGCGAGGGCTATGCGGTGCAACTCGCCGCGCGCCAGGCCGAGACGCTGGACCCCGACGCCCAGGATCTGCGGCTGCGCCACCAGGTCGCGGTCTCGACCCACCCGTTCGATGCGCTCGACACCGCCGGCTTTGCCGCCTTTGTCGATTCGCTGCCCGTGCTGCCCGACACGGTGATCTGCGCCGTCGGGTTCATGGGCGAGCAGAGCACCAGCCAGACCGACCCGGCCGCCGCCGCGCGCGTGCTGCGAACGAACCTCGAAGGGCCGGCGCTGATCCTCGAGCTGCTGGCTGGCCGGTTCGCGACGCGCGGCCACGGCGCGGTGATCGGCATCTCGTCGGTCGCCGGGGACCGGGGGCGCGCGTCGAACTATGTCTACGGCGCCGCCAAGGCCGGGTTCACGGCCTATCTCTCGGGCCTCAGAAACCGGCTGTCGCGGACCCAAGTGCAGGTAATCACGGTGAAACCCGGTTTCGTCGCGACCCGCATGACCGAAGGCATGGACCTGAACCCGCGCCTCACCGCCAGCCCCGAGGCCGTCGCCCAGGCGATCTGGCAGGCGCAACGCAGACGGCGCGACGTCGTCTATGTCAAACCCGTCTGGCGGCTGGTGATGGCGATCATCCGCGCCCTGCCCGAGGGGATCTTCAAGCGCACGCGGCTCTAG